The window TGTTCCAAGAAGGGTTGAAAGTGATATTGTGTTTTGGAATCATCTTTTGTGAAATCATTCATTAGCTGCAATATCCGAATTGTTAATAGACACGAAACTTCTTCTATGAGCATTGGGTTTCtacacttttttctttgaaacttTGTTAATGTTTGTACATTTTATATTGCCATCTTCTCTCAAAGTTGTGTTCTTTATTTCCCTAGacagatttcttttttcaaattatatttttccatTGTGTGTATGAATTAAGAAATGGAGTGTCAAGCAAGCAAATTTTATTAGttgttgtttgtgtttttacctttttttatgaaaacaatAACGTAACATACTAAGGTTATTTTATCTTCAAAGCtcttggatatatatatatatatatatatatatatatatatatatatatatatatatatatatatatatattgcatgAAAGATTATTTATGGGAAGCTGCTAATcccaaaatataattacaaagaaaaaggcaaaaaaccctaaataacTCAGTTGTATAAGTGGTGATATAGAAAGTTATTTGGGTACTTTTTCAACTGTATTGATCTTTGGACATTAGAAGTCGTACCCAATAAAGAATTACcatatgattttctttttctttttcaaaaatgatagtttttagaaattttgctTCCATACAAAAGGTGAAGAGTATGAAATTAGGTGagatatataatatgtattcATGCAATGAATTAATATCCAAAAATGAATATGTAAACCATATACATTCAACCACCCATTTACATGTTTTTCTTCCATCACTTTTCTAAAATAAGATTAGTGAATAAAACACTCTTAAATCCAACAAATTCTATCACGTTTCTAAAATAAGATGAGTGAATAAAACACTCTTAAATCcaaccaaataaatttaaatatgtgtATGCAATAAACTATTATATGTGTCTATTTGTTTCATACTAGATATAGATAGCAGTCTatcacaaataaattatttacaactatttttaaactaaagaGTGTTGATGCTACAATTACAAGACAAGTTTTGATAACAAGGTTCACGATAGGTAGGCTAGAACACATTTACAAGCATAGACAATTGACAAGGGAAATTGGGATGGAAGGTGAAGCGACAATTGTGTATCGTGTTAGAGCtcaaagagggaaaaaaagtcGAAGGACGAAGACGGAGAGAGCGAGAGTTTTGGAAATAAACAAAGGTTAATATCAAGTACAATTTTGGGAAGTTTTCATAAATCTAACAAGTCGTCTAAATATTTAGGGCCCCgtgaaattgaatatatattttttttaattttaggtttgttCTTCCTTATTATcgtctttcttttattttctactacgatttttttcttttcctcctattcgattttttttcttttcatccttattttctcttctttctccattttttttcatccccattttctcttcttcttcattttttaaaaatatttttgtttgtcctttcttttcatgtcTTTTTTCCTGTttgtgcaattttttttcaaattattatttggttgtttttaaaattattttatatattttttcaaagtatttgattgtttaagaTCGCatgccaaatataaaagatgatagaaattttttttagtatattagATTGGTATTGTATACAAAAAGAacagtcaaatctaaacgattgtatactaaattttaaaaaatttggctatccaaatttaaacaatctaGTTGtgtgtcaaatctaaacgatcatgtaacaatcttgaaaaatatagTATAGATTTGTGCATGCTAATTATCacataacattttttgtatttttcatcgtggacataatttttttagaagatcCCTACAATTTTCTTATAGAAGACAAAATtgtacaaaatattgaaaataatgaggAAAAAAGACAACGCGAAGAATATATAATGCATTTGGAAAATAGCCAAATTTGCAcaacatttgaaattaatggAAACCTACCCTTTCTTAACTATTTTGTGTTACCCACTTCCACTTATTTATGTTAAAAGCTTTGTGGGTTCTTTCAACTACAGGTTCCAAGTGGGATCTAAATGGACTCCTAAACAAACTTAAAACacaaatatctttttcaacTTCTAATTCATTCCTAGTTTggttcactttttttttttttatggttacactaattagaaacttttttgaattaggttgttaattagtttgaatttttaccCCAACAAGTGGTATTTGGAAGTTTTCCTAAAAGTTTAGAATAGATCATAAtgcaaaacatatataaaatattgggTCCTAACAcaattattcattttgaattGGATGAGtggttttctaattttggtaGATACATGCATCCTCTAATTAACTCAATAAATCCAACATTATTGTCAAATCAAGAATATTCTTTAGTACATGCATtgagtttctttattttcataacAATAATGgttaatatatacacactacatataattaattttagtgaAAGATTAGTTACCATTTCAATGAAAGCgacttgtattttttttaaagattattggaataataataaatgttacTGTACTCGCCCCAATAagtaattatttgtattttcttttgttgagattagAAGTTTAATCTTCTTGTAAAATGGATTGTCCATAAAATTGAATagattcaaataactaattcaataaattaactaatattCTATAAGATTAACTTAGTcgaactttgtttttctctcaaatttatcaagtttatattgtatatccatctttataatttattttaaaccagGGAGAAAATGTTGTCATTTATTGTTAAAGTTTGCATTATTTGATCCTCAAAActatattaacattttaaagcttttagttttggaattaatattcttttgattttaacaaattaacatcatagatttgagaaatttgaacaatttaaaaaattagaagatactaattataaaactaaactcCGAtagaaaataacattatttttctaatcGTGTAtcacaaaaacttaaaagcaAAAGTTCAGAAACTAATTCATCCCTTTTGAAAGTTAATAAACATATTAGACATCAGATTAAAAACTCAATATCCAATAAGGGATTATTTGAAAAGACAACTTAATATCGTTTGCACACGTGATTTGATTTGACTAATTGGAAAATTGAAGTGGgaagtttatgaaatttgtaacaaaataaggacgggagaaaataaattttaaaaaaggattaaaaataaaaaaagattactATTTAGAAGATGGTGTGAAtattatttaaccaaattGATTTTGGGGGAGGGATTATTAAGAAGAGGTGatagaaggagaagaagaagacaatgAGAAGGGTGGGTGTGAACCAAAAGGAGATACTGAGTAATAACAGTATCTGTCTAAAAGAAGAAGGCACGTCAGACTCAATGGCCCCATCGGGAGTTTGAATCTCGATGGCCTCAGGGTCCGCGTCCGCTTCCGCGTGAATGTCTAGTTCATCTTCAAAGTGCAATAGCAACAAAAATCCCATCCTAACCCTTAGCTAACCATAGTTAAGCTGCCACTACCTAACACTGGTTAAATATATACCCCAACAAAATTAACTCACAAAACGACAACCACAACACGTCGTATTAAAACTCCACTCTTTCCACAGTCCACACACACAAACGCATTTCCAACTTCTCTTTTCCGATCTCAAACCACCCACCGTCTCCGATTCctttcatcatcatcttctatTCCGCCATGGCTGTTTCTTCTCACGCTCGTCTTCTCTCCCCTACATTTGACTGTCGCTCCGATCCCGTTCTTGCTCTTGCATCTGCTCACCGAAGGAACACCTACGGCCGATTCGCTCACGAACCCAAATCGGTGAAGGGAACGGTCGCGTCTCATGGCTTGTCTTCTTTCCCGATTTTTAAGTTCCCGCCTAACTTCGTCAGGCAACTCAGTAACAAAGCGCGTAGAAATTGTAGCAATATTGGTGTTGCGCAAGTTGTTGCTGCTTCGTGGTCGAACaactcttctccttcttcctcggcggcggcggcggcggcgtCGGCGGTTAATACCGTCGACGCTGCTGCTGCCGCTGCCGCAGTGCCTACCGCATCTGATGCGGTAGCGCTGGAAGGTTCCGTTGGGAATGAGAGTTTGAAGGTAGAGGAGAAGGGTTTAGTTGATTCCAGAACCTCTGTTTTTGATTCCGACGGGAGTGTTGCAATCCACGCCGGTAGGGTTCAGTTTGAAGTTTGACTTCGTCTTTGATGCTTTCTTTTATCGCTTTTTAGGAAtcttgtttttcatttctgGCAACATGTAATAGTGTTTTCGTTACGGATTTCAGGCGAAAGATTTGGTCGTGGTAGAGCTGATGACGCTATTACTACTCCCGTGGTTAATACTTCCgcttatttctttaaaaaaactgcTGATCTCATTGATTTCAAGGTACGTACTTGCATTTCCATGTTGATTCATAACGGTTGACTTCAACTTACAGTGCTACCTATCATTTTTTCCCTAGCAATCTATGAGTTTGTTTATTGTCAAACATACAACTAAATTGGAATAAAACAATATCGGAAAACATTTGGATCTTCTTTCTTAGTCTTTACTGCATATTCGATTCCATTGCAGGAGAAGCGCGCTGTGAGTTTCGAGTATGGGCGCTATGGAAATCCAACGACGATTGTTGCGGAGGAGAAGATAAGGTTTTGGTTCTCAACTAGttgttggtttcttttgtAATCCTTACCAGCTGGCCATGTTTTGGAGCAAATAGAATTGAGCGTTGAAgttgattttggttttgaacCAGTGCTTTAGAAGGGGCTGAATCTACCCTGATTGTGGCCTCAGGGATGTGTGCTAGCACTATGATGTTACTGGCGTTGGTTCCAGCTGGAGGGCATATCGTGACGACCACAGATTGCTACAGGAAGACGAGGATTTTTATTGAGACCATGCTTCCCAAAATGGGAATCACGGTACTATAGCTTTCACTTTTGGttctgtttattttatttatcttcttttttggtggaatgatatattttcattattagcTAATGCTAGTCttgtttgatgtttttctGCTGTCTTCTTCAATGATTTCGTGTCAAACTTGATCAGTCTTGTCGGGATATGGCCTTTCCCCACATGTATGTTTTAATTCTGGGCAGAGTGTGTgagattaatttttgtttttattcaaattaatgcGAGAacttatttgaagaaaaaacaaacttattattattattattacacaCAGACGTATATCTATTTAGTTATAGTATTGAAGcaaagaaagagaataattAAGATCGGAGGAGAAGTAAGTAAATGGCCTACCCCAGACAGAATTGTGAACTTTGTACAAACAACTTACCTTTAGGTTTGAAGAATAGAGTAAGCAATTTTGGCTCATTGGGGGGGGACTAGTCTTTCTGGTCTCCTGTTTTTACCACTTGGTTACTTCTTTCTAGCCACCTTAGGGGGTTGGACtttcttattgttttaaaaagtgttttttagATACCAAAAAGTATGAAGTATCAGGAatgaaaatatgagaaaatggGATTTATTgagctttttttctttaatttaaagaaaatggggCAAACAAATTGGTTAGATGGACATGCAGATCTGAAAGTTATAGTTTCCATTGCCATATAATGTGGTAGCTTCTGTTGACGATCTTcctcttgttttattttcagtGATTATAGAAgatctaaattttttgaatgttgacaatttttctaatCGTATgggatttcttttctttaaaaggaaaatttgatGGATTTGTTTAATTGTTGGTGCCTTATGGTCTGTGGTAGAACTGGGTGGTTGGAAAACTCTATACTTCTGGCCATCTTTTTTATGTTGTGCTAGTTATGTTAAGTCGGAATTCTgtacaaatttagaaaatggtaaatataaatgccaaaattaaaattaaaaagcaacaagttttttttttttttttttttttctcgtgGGAAGTTGCAGAAATTGCTTATTTGcacaatgaaaattttgtgttgatAGCTGACTTGGTAACTATAACTACAACTTGGAATGCAGGCCACCACCATTGATCCTGCGGATATCAACGCCCTTGAAGTAGCTCTGAAAGAGAATAATGTGTGACCATTTACCAAccttattcttttcatttgttcaAAACATTGCGTTTGGTTTCTTCAGAAATTGATGTTACCTGTAACTTCCTTCCATGCAggtttctcttttcttcactGAATCCCCAACAAATCCATTTTTGAGATGCGTTGATATTAAACTTGTTTCAGAGATGTGTCATCAACACGGAGCATTGGTGTGCATTGATGGTACATTTGCCACACCATTGAACCAGAAGGCACTTTCACTTGGGGCTGACCTAATTCTTCACTCCGCAACCAAGTATATTGGGGGCCACAATGATGTAAGTCCACAtgtgattttgattttactaGAGTAATctgaatttaaattattaatcaattaagaTTTTAGTGaccaatatttcttttaataaaagaaatttaccaAGCATTGTCTTTTAGGTCCTTGCGGGTTGTATAAGTGGTTCTCTGAAACTAGTTTCAGAGATTCGGAATCTTCATCATGTGATAGGTGGTGCTTTAAACCCAGTGAGTCCTCCTATGCTCTTTAATTACTGGATATGTAGCTTGTTAATTGTGGAGTAATGCTTTCTAATGATTGAATgctccattgttttttttgtgCTCATTTCAACCATTTCTTGCACCAAGTCATACTGTCTAATAAGTTCCTATTTCTTCATCCTACAGAATGCCGCTTACTTAATTATACGAGGCATGAAGACAATGCATCTTCGTGTTCAGCAGCAGAATTCCTCAGGTCTTAAGATGGCGATGCTTTTAGAGGCTCATCCTAAGGTATGCCATTTAGTTTATCTAGCTGCAGTGCTTGTATTACAAGGAAAAATACAACTGAATATTGTTTcacatgtttaattttactaCCTAAGTACAACCAAGGCAATGCAAAGGAACAAACGTAAGTTTCACTGTTGAAGCTTTGAGGCATCAATGGCAAGGATATAATCTAGAAGTCCTAAGGCTTAAGCATGCTCATGTAGCATGTTGAAACCGCATTTATCAACTTATTAATTAACATGGACTAGATAGCCAATTTATACGTTAACTGGATATGATTGTGtgcttgaaaatttatttgcatTATCAGATGTGATGAAATTAATACTCTACCATGTGCAGATCAAATGTGTTTACTACCCGGGACTGCCAAGTCATCCTGAACATAATCTTGCCAAAAGGCAGATGACTGGTTTTGGGGGTGTAGTTAGTTTCGAGGTTAGAAAAACGTCCCTTCGTTTGAAGTGTTTATCTCCTAATTCTTTTTCCACTACCCTCCACCATGTTTGGTTCATCACTTTCTTCATTCTGGTGCAGGTTGATGGCGATTTAATGACCACCGCAAAATTCATTGACTCATTAAAAATTCCATACATTGCTCCATCATTTGGTGGGTGTGAGAGTATCATAGACCAGCCAGCAATAATGTCGTATTGGTAAGTATCCAATTCCGAAACATATTTTAGAGCATGTTTAAGGAGTAATTTTGGAATAGTAAAAAATGGTTTGTACACTTCTAAAATCACTCAAAAGAATGCTTTTGTTCCTTCAAATCAATGTTAATGCAGTGAAAAACGCATTTAAACGTGTAACATTAAACCTTGATTTTGAGTGATGAAAGATGTTACAAGCGATTTTCTTGAACatttattcattcaaaatcaGTTTTGATATGAAAATTGCATTTAAGAgtggaaaatgaaatgttaCATTAAATTTGAGTGATTAAAGATGTGTTTTAGAGTGATTTTGGAcatgaaaaaattgattttagccattttaaaatcacttatTTGAGTCCATGGTTTTATATGTTAATGGTGGAAGTAATGAAGTTTTTGGTGATGGAAATGGAATAGGGATCTTAACCAAACGGAGAGGCTCAAGTATGGAATAAAAGACAATTTGGTGCGCTTCAGCATTGGAATTGAAGACTTCGAGGATTTGAAGGCTGATATTCTGCAGGCTCTTGATGCCATTTAAAGCTGCACACAGATAATTGTGCTCTCTCtgtctctctttttctaaGATATCCATCTTGCTCTTTGGTCTTGAGTTTTGGTGTatcaattgaattttgatttgcCAATTGTAGTCGTCGTACTGTTAATGATTCGATTAAATTGGAGCCTTCATTTGTATGGTAACAAACACCCTTTCTTATTATCGCCCCCTTCCCCTCAGGAACAGAAAATGATCCCTAGAcgttattgttgttatttttccTTAACCAATTCATCAAGGTTAAATTGTCTTCTTCTGTCTACGTCTACTCAGTATTTCTCTTTTACATTTACACGTTTTCTAAAGTTAAAATCAGGTTCACAATTTTCACAGTACAGCATAAATTTGATACGTAATTTGTGTTACAACTTGCTTTCACTCATGCTCTTTGTATTTGGGTTTCGCTCGTTGTTCATTACTGTTTGGTATCCCtctttatattagaaaaaagaaaaaggtataACAAAAGCGAGGGTGGTGAGAGTGGAAATGACTGAGCCAAGAATTAAAGAGTGCAGCATGTATTTGGTAATTTTCGTCGACCATAAGACACGCTAATGGcacaaaaagaaaggaagaagtaaataataattaaagaggTTTTTGactttaagttttttttatcgaTACCACAATTATCTCCATACTTTAccttgaaattaaattatgccCTTGAATTTTTTAGGATAGGTTCCACCTATGCCTCCAAAATTTAGGTTCCTTATAAATTTGATCtcttcttccaaaattttatatgtttgtaaatattttgtcaaatttttatttttgataatttctctacttttaaattaagaaaacgGAGTGtacaaaagtagtaaatttttttatgatgataaaactaatatcattatattttctaaatattgtaaaaGTAGTCTATTAACTCCTTAATAGCCATTTGATATATCTAATATTGTTAGACatggacaaaaatatttgttacaCATGAATATTTGTTACACATGGACAAAAAAGAGAGGTGTTACacatgaatatttgttagacaTGGACAAAAAAGAGAGGTGTTGCTTGTTTTTTTGGTctctaataaaattaagatatatatggtatatttttctctagtatgattaaaaaacaacaaatctaaaagtagaaaaatataattaaatacaaacaGTCAAGCTCGAACAAATTCCAATACTACAATCCAAacacattaatttataataggACGAATCCAATT of the Cucumis sativus cultivar 9930 chromosome 3, Cucumber_9930_V3, whole genome shotgun sequence genome contains:
- the LOC101212851 gene encoding cystathionine gamma-synthase 1, chloroplastic is translated as MAVSSHARLLSPTFDCRSDPVLALASAHRRNTYGRFAHEPKSVKGTVASHGLSSFPIFKFPPNFVRQLSNKARRNCSNIGVAQVVAASWSNNSSPSSSAAAAAASAVNTVDAAAAAAAVPTASDAVALEGSVGNESLKVEEKGLVDSRTSVFDSDGSVAIHAGERFGRGRADDAITTPVVNTSAYFFKKTADLIDFKEKRAVSFEYGRYGNPTTIVAEEKISALEGAESTLIVASGMCASTMMLLALVPAGGHIVTTTDCYRKTRIFIETMLPKMGITATTIDPADINALEVALKENNVSLFFTESPTNPFLRCVDIKLVSEMCHQHGALVCIDGTFATPLNQKALSLGADLILHSATKYIGGHNDVLAGCISGSLKLVSEIRNLHHVIGGALNPNAAYLIIRGMKTMHLRVQQQNSSGLKMAMLLEAHPKIKCVYYPGLPSHPEHNLAKRQMTGFGGVVSFEVDGDLMTTAKFIDSLKIPYIAPSFGGCESIIDQPAIMSYWDLNQTERLKYGIKDNLVRFSIGIEDFEDLKADILQALDAI